Proteins encoded together in one Anoxybacillus flavithermus window:
- a CDS encoding UPF0236 family transposase-like protein: MQDYITNGLTLKEIEQSLFRHMQKQYGHLLQQVLEEIDRTLAEQRDKKRYALKDKRTIRLQTLFGEVEVKRNYYFDREKKVYTSLLDVFLQFDGAHGVSPLLEETAIHLAVTGSSYRQAAQSLEKLVGFSV, translated from the coding sequence ATGCAGGATTATATCACAAACGGCTTGACATTAAAAGAGATCGAACAGTCTTTATTTAGACATATGCAAAAACAATATGGTCATCTCCTTCAACAGGTGTTGGAGGAGATCGACCGCACATTGGCAGAACAGAGGGACAAGAAACGATATGCGCTCAAAGATAAGCGGACGATCCGACTCCAAACGCTATTTGGAGAGGTGGAAGTGAAGCGAAACTACTACTTTGACCGTGAAAAAAAGGTGTATACGTCTTTACTCGATGTCTTTCTCCAGTTCGATGGGGCGCATGGAGTGAGTCCGCTATTAGAGGAGACAGCGATTCATCTCGCCGTGACGGGTTCTTCGTATCGACAGGCTGCGCAGTCGCTTGAAAAGCTGGTGGGGTTTTCCGTATGA
- a CDS encoding UPF0236 family transposase-like protein, with protein sequence MSHETIRQSIIEAEVEGHRAMEKKGRVFFIEADGLYVKRQRSRIKGKEEKIITIHQGWEKNGKRVSLVNRRYMVHQTNEPIWEAVENFPYE encoded by the coding sequence ATGAGTCACGAAACGATTCGCCAGTCCATCATCGAGGCAGAGGTGGAAGGGCACCGTGCGATGGAGAAAAAAGGGCGCGTGTTTTTTATCGAAGCAGACGGGTTGTACGTGAAACGTCAACGAAGCCGCATCAAAGGAAAAGAAGAAAAGATCATCACGATTCACCAAGGATGGGAGAAAAACGGGAAACGCGTATCCTTAGTGAATCGACGGTATATGGTTCATCAAACGAATGAACCGATTTGGGAAGCTGTAGAGAATTTTCCGTATGAGTAA